AGtagaaggaaaaagtgaagaaaagaattgaaaaaggaTACATCAGTATTTCTTTCAGGAACCTACTTAAcactgggaagggaaggaggtttTTCTTCAGGAACTCCTAATAACCACCTGATATTGGTGTCAGGCTGGCCAAATATCTGCCAACATTGGTGAGCCTTCATTCTTCACTAGAGAGAAGTAGAGGAACCTAATGTTTAGAGTAGCACAAAActcatttcccattttcttccctcAGCAGATGGAAGTGTTCGTGGGCTGTCTCATATTCCAGCACTTTAATGCTGGTGATGCACATTCTCTCTGCTCCAGAATAACCATACCCCGGGAATTGAAAAGGATCCTCTCTCCTCATGCCTAACACAAACAAGGCAGGAATGAATCCATTTTCCTCCCAGGAAGTGGATTTGAGAACTTCTCAGACACTGTGAGACTAACCCACATGTAGGGTAGGCTCCCGGGGAGGGGCAGTGTAGGGCAGTGCCAATAACAGGGTTTCTGGAGGACAAGATCAGCAACCTGAGAAGCAAAGACGGGACATTTTACCCCTCCTCAACCTACTTCCCTTCATTTAACTTCatcttcattttccctttcccACCTAGCAGTAGTTGATCCTCAACCAAGCACAGCTCAGATTCTTACCATGCAATCTAGTGGAATACCTCGAAGTCAGGGACTCCTTATCCTTGGTTACttgtaaaataaagaaagctTTAGCTCACACTAGGCGGTGTGAACAGGATTTTCATCTTTAGAAACTAAATGGAGGCCTTTCACCTACTCTTTCCAGGTGGctctctatttccttttccacttGTGGCCTCTACCTCTCCCAGGCTGGCCAGGACTATGCACAAAACCAGCCTCCAATAAATATCAACATTGAATTTCAGCAGGTTGCTAACTCCTGCAGAGCTATTTTAAAAGGATGTTGTATATAAATGCAAAGTTTTATGGAGCCTCAGAGATCTCTTAAGAACATTGTAAATACCCCTGGTTTAATTAGTAGTCTTGGAGTTAGGTAATGGCCTGTGGCTTCTAAGCTAGCTCTCTTGGGGTTTCTAGTCTTCAGGGGCTGCCTGCAACTATGATGTTCACATATACAATCTTCACTCTCATACACTGAATAAATCCTCTTTAGAGGATTTTCCTAAGCACCTACTCACAATTCCTGCAATACACATACAAATTGATCCCCATTCTCCCAGAACTGAAAAACGACCCAGTACCTCAGCCTACGTTTCAACCTAGATACTTTTGGACTTAAATTGTCTCCTGCAGTTCTACTTcccaggggaaagaaaaggaagaaattcctaAATTGGTGTTGATTGATGCCCAGTCTCTCCAAGCAAAAGGTGGACAACTCGCTTTGCAGCTGATCAGTGTCGAGGTAAATGCGCTCCAGTTCTCAGCATTTCCGAACCAGCTCTCATGAGACGGGTCAACCAATCCGGGCTGTAAGCAGACTTAACAGGTTTGTTCTGGGCCGTCGGCCACTGACTAGGTTCTCCGACCAGAAAAGTCACTTGGCTGAGTCTACAGTAGGTGGGGCGCGCTCACCAGCTCAGGTGTAGTGATTGCAAGTTTGTTGCAACATCGGTGTATTCAAGCAGCAGGCTGCTGTAGGAGATACCCTTTTGCCCCGCGAAGCACAGCACCAGCAAGGTTCGCCCTAAGGGGCAGGGTACTAGCGAGGGAGTTGCGCCAGACCCCCGGGCCCAGCCCTTTCTCCCACGGTTGGGAACGCGCAGTTAGCTGATCCGGAGCAAGGAGTCTCAGGTCTCGGCCCTTTAGCTTGCTCTCTGGGTAGCAGGCGAAGGGTGGGACCAGCCTGAAAACGCTGGCACGGTGGTCTGCAAGAATCAGCGGCGGCGGCCAGTGGTGCGGGGAGGTGGGGGCACGTGCTTGGATGTGGGTGCTTGTGTAACCAGGTCCCCAGGCGTCAGCCCCGACAGCGCTCCGGCGGGAGGCTCGCCCGAGCTTGTGTTGCTGCCGCGACCCAGGAGGCTCTGGGGTCCCGCTGCCCGCAGAAGGTGCACCCCGGGTGAAGAAAGCGAAGCACTTGCCTCTCGAGCTATACGGGGTAATGGGAATTTGGAAAGTTCCCCAACTAGGAACACACGTGACCGCCTCCTGAAAGTAGTTCCGACTGTGGCCCGTGTATCCCTCCACCTCCCTTTGAACCCTCCTAGGTCTCCTCGGCCCCGCCCACTCGCAGGGGCTGCAGCTTCCTACCGCCCCGGACTTCACGCTCGGGCTCAGGAACCCCGGCCTCCGGCGTGCGCGGCCCGGCTGGCGGAGCGCGGAACCTGTCCCCGGGGCGATCCACCCAGCCAGGTTTTCTCAGCGGCCCAAAAGGGGCGGGGCGAGGTTGCCTCTGAGGACCGAGCTTGAGTTCGGAGCGGTGAACCCAACTGGAGCCCCGAGGGGAGAGATGCTGGGCTCTCCTAGGGGCAGATGCAGGAAGCCGCGGGGTGCATCCCATCCTTGGGGATCGGCTTTCAGTCCACTGGGACAGTTGTCCTTTGGGACTTCGAAATTTAGGGGCGATGCGCTCGGCTAGGAGTTTTCATTTTTAGGGCAAATGAGCCGAGTTACCGGCGAAGCAGGAGGTGGGGCGGTGAAAGGGAGCCGGATGAGGTGATACACACTGGAGACACAATAGGGGGTTGTTCTTTGTGCTAAGACTGACACCTTGAGGACatggttgggggtgggaggagaggtgggatTTCTTGGCAAAGGCTGCTGCAGTTAAATCCCTGCGAACGATTGTGGTCCGACAGCGGTGCAAAAGGAGAGTGAGGCTGCAGGCCGTGCCGGGGAaatctgggggctgggggaggggtgtcctcgctgcagggACTGTCCCTGCGTTTCCCTGTACACTGACCAGCGCAGTGACTTGGTCCTATCCACCTGTGCACAGGTAACCTCAGACTCGAGTCAGTGACACCGCTCAAGGC
The DNA window shown above is from Equus quagga isolate Etosha38 chromosome 2, UCLA_HA_Equagga_1.0, whole genome shotgun sequence and carries:
- the KLLN gene encoding LOW QUALITY PROTEIN: killin (The sequence of the model RefSeq protein was modified relative to this genomic sequence to represent the inferred CDS: inserted 2 bases in 2 codons; deleted 3 bases in 2 codons; substituted 1 base at 1 genomic stop codon) — its product is MGCTPRLPASAPRRAQHLSPRGSSWVHRSELKLGPQRQPRPAPFGPLRKPGWVDRPGDRFRAPPAGPRTPEAGVPEPEREVRGGRKLQPASGRGRGDLGGFKGRWRDTRATVGTTFRRRSRVFLVGELSKFPLPRXSSRGKCFAFFTRGAXFCGQRDPRASWVAAATQARASLPPERCRGXRLGTWLHKHPHPSTCPHLPAHWPPPLILADHRASVFRLVPPFACYPESKLKGRDLRLLAPDQLTARSQPWEKGLGPGVWRNSLASTLPLRANLAGAVLRGAKGYLLQQPAA